From one Triticum urartu cultivar G1812 chromosome 3, Tu2.1, whole genome shotgun sequence genomic stretch:
- the LOC125546062 gene encoding protein IRON-RELATED TRANSCRIPTION FACTOR 2-like isoform X3 — MGHQHQIFEDPFASSISSLEADIFSVAAGHHHPQWPGLDHDVPLAPAANNGTSSGGYGSPGGGDGSGSHRKISHNAYERDRRKQLNELYSDLRSLLPDTDHTKKLSIPITVSRVLKYIPELQKQVDGLEKKKEELTRANCKPGVLTMKENMAPIVSATCLDDREIMVQVSLVSTMAGVLPMSKCIKVLENEGLRLISSSTSAFHNRTFYSLHLQFAGKIASVPHRGPLQARAGWLPLSKHHGPDACRRFAGRRWRCPYMKR, encoded by the exons ATGGGGCACCAGCACCAGATATTCGAAGACCCGTTCGCGAGCAGCATATCGTCGCTGGAGGCGGACATCTTCTCCGTCGCCGCCGGCCACCACCATCCGCAGTGGCCGGGCCTCGACCACGACGTCCCGTTGGCGCCGGCTGCCAACAACGGCACATCGTCCGGCGGCTACGGCTCCCCCGGTGGCGGCGACGGCTCGGGCTCCCACCGCAAGATCAGCCACAACGCGTACGAGCGCGACCGCCGCAAGCAGCTCAACGAGCTCTACTCCGACCTCCGCTCCCTCCTCCCCGACACCGATCACACG AAGAAACTGAGCATTCCGATCACGGTGTCGCGGGTGCTCAAGTACATCCCGGAGCTGCAGAAGCAGGTGGACGGActggagaagaagaaggaggagctgaCGCGCGCCAACTGCAAGCCCGGCGTGCTGACCATGAAGGAGAACATGGCTCCGATCGTGTCCGCCACCTGCCTCGATGACAGAGAAATCATGGTCCAGGTCAGCCTAGTGAGCACCATGGCCGGAGTTCTGCCCATGTCCAAGTGCATCAAGGTGCTGGAGAACGAAGGCCTACGCCTCATCAGCTCGTCGACTTCCGCGTTTCACAACAGGACGTTCTATAGCCTCCATCTTCAG TTTGCGGGAAAAATCGCGTCCGTACCGCACCGCGGACCGCTACAGGCCCGCGCTGGATGGCTTCCGCTGTCCAAACATCATGGTCCGGACGCATGCAGGAGGTTTGCAGGtcggcgttggagatgcccttacatGAAGCGATGA
- the LOC125546062 gene encoding protein IRON-RELATED TRANSCRIPTION FACTOR 2-like isoform X2, producing the protein MGHQHQIFEDPFASSISSLEADIFSVAAGHHHPQWPGLDHDVPLAPAANNGTSSGGYGSPGGGDGSGSHRKISHNAYERDRRKQLNELYSDLRSLLPDTDHTKKLSIPITVSRVLKYIPELQKQVDGLEKKKEELTRANCKPGVLTMKENMAPIVSATCLDDREIMVQVSLVSTMAGVLPMSKCIKVLENEGLRLISSSTSAFHNRTFYSLHLQRVYTTTEVSTFIGDQSLHPWQRARPRSLYFSHLFGFLDMKNKALGWTRLLLLPPNSAREPNGR; encoded by the exons ATGGGGCACCAGCACCAGATATTCGAAGACCCGTTCGCGAGCAGCATATCGTCGCTGGAGGCGGACATCTTCTCCGTCGCCGCCGGCCACCACCATCCGCAGTGGCCGGGCCTCGACCACGACGTCCCGTTGGCGCCGGCTGCCAACAACGGCACATCGTCCGGCGGCTACGGCTCCCCCGGTGGCGGCGACGGCTCGGGCTCCCACCGCAAGATCAGCCACAACGCGTACGAGCGCGACCGCCGCAAGCAGCTCAACGAGCTCTACTCCGACCTCCGCTCCCTCCTCCCCGACACCGATCACACG AAGAAACTGAGCATTCCGATCACGGTGTCGCGGGTGCTCAAGTACATCCCGGAGCTGCAGAAGCAGGTGGACGGActggagaagaagaaggaggagctgaCGCGCGCCAACTGCAAGCCCGGCGTGCTGACCATGAAGGAGAACATGGCTCCGATCGTGTCCGCCACCTGCCTCGATGACAGAGAAATCATGGTCCAGGTCAGCCTAGTGAGCACCATGGCCGGAGTTCTGCCCATGTCCAAGTGCATCAAGGTGCTGGAGAACGAAGGCCTACGCCTCATCAGCTCGTCGACTTCCGCGTTTCACAACAGGACGTTCTATAGCCTCCATCTTCAG AGGGTTTATACTACTACCGAAGTGTCAACATTCATTGGTGATCAATCTTTACACCCTTGGCAAAGAGCACGACCGAGGTCCCTCTATTTCAGTCATTTGTTTGGTTTTTTGGACATGAAGAACAAAGCACTTGGGTGGACGAGGTTGTTGCTTCTTCCTCCTAATTCAGCCAG AGAACCCAACGGACGATGA
- the LOC125546062 gene encoding protein IRON-RELATED TRANSCRIPTION FACTOR 2-like isoform X1, with protein MGHQHQIFEDPFASSISSLEADIFSVAAGHHHPQWPGLDHDVPLAPAANNGTSSGGYGSPGGGDGSGSHRKISHNAYERDRRKQLNELYSDLRSLLPDTDHTKKLSIPITVSRVLKYIPELQKQVDGLEKKKEELTRANCKPGVLTMKENMAPIVSATCLDDREIMVQVSLVSTMAGVLPMSKCIKVLENEGLRLISSSTSAFHNRTFYSLHLQRVYTTTEVSTFIGDQSLHPWQRARPRSLYFSHLFGFLDMKNKALGWTRLLLLPPNSARPALDGFRCPNIMVRTHAGGLQVGVGDALT; from the exons ATGGGGCACCAGCACCAGATATTCGAAGACCCGTTCGCGAGCAGCATATCGTCGCTGGAGGCGGACATCTTCTCCGTCGCCGCCGGCCACCACCATCCGCAGTGGCCGGGCCTCGACCACGACGTCCCGTTGGCGCCGGCTGCCAACAACGGCACATCGTCCGGCGGCTACGGCTCCCCCGGTGGCGGCGACGGCTCGGGCTCCCACCGCAAGATCAGCCACAACGCGTACGAGCGCGACCGCCGCAAGCAGCTCAACGAGCTCTACTCCGACCTCCGCTCCCTCCTCCCCGACACCGATCACACG AAGAAACTGAGCATTCCGATCACGGTGTCGCGGGTGCTCAAGTACATCCCGGAGCTGCAGAAGCAGGTGGACGGActggagaagaagaaggaggagctgaCGCGCGCCAACTGCAAGCCCGGCGTGCTGACCATGAAGGAGAACATGGCTCCGATCGTGTCCGCCACCTGCCTCGATGACAGAGAAATCATGGTCCAGGTCAGCCTAGTGAGCACCATGGCCGGAGTTCTGCCCATGTCCAAGTGCATCAAGGTGCTGGAGAACGAAGGCCTACGCCTCATCAGCTCGTCGACTTCCGCGTTTCACAACAGGACGTTCTATAGCCTCCATCTTCAG AGGGTTTATACTACTACCGAAGTGTCAACATTCATTGGTGATCAATCTTTACACCCTTGGCAAAGAGCACGACCGAGGTCCCTCTATTTCAGTCATTTGTTTGGTTTTTTGGACATGAAGAACAAAGCACTTGGGTGGACGAGGTTGTTGCTTCTTCCTCCTAATTCAGCCAG GCCCGCGCTGGATGGCTTCCGCTGTCCAAACATCATGGTCCGGACGCATGCAGGAGGTTTGCAGGtcggcgttggagatgcccttacatGA
- the LOC125546062 gene encoding protein IRON-RELATED TRANSCRIPTION FACTOR 2-like isoform X5 — translation MGHQHQIFEDPFASSISSLEADIFSVAAGHHHPQWPGLDHDVPLAPAANNGTSSGGYGSPGGGDGSGSHRKISHNAYERDRRKQLNELYSDLRSLLPDTDHTKKLSIPITVSRVLKYIPELQKQVDGLEKKKEELTRANCKPGVLTMKENMAPIVSATCLDDREIMVQVSLVSTMAGVLPMSKCIKVLENEGLRLISSSTSAFHNRTFYSLHLQARAGWLPLSKHHGPDACRRFAGRRWRCPYMKR, via the exons ATGGGGCACCAGCACCAGATATTCGAAGACCCGTTCGCGAGCAGCATATCGTCGCTGGAGGCGGACATCTTCTCCGTCGCCGCCGGCCACCACCATCCGCAGTGGCCGGGCCTCGACCACGACGTCCCGTTGGCGCCGGCTGCCAACAACGGCACATCGTCCGGCGGCTACGGCTCCCCCGGTGGCGGCGACGGCTCGGGCTCCCACCGCAAGATCAGCCACAACGCGTACGAGCGCGACCGCCGCAAGCAGCTCAACGAGCTCTACTCCGACCTCCGCTCCCTCCTCCCCGACACCGATCACACG AAGAAACTGAGCATTCCGATCACGGTGTCGCGGGTGCTCAAGTACATCCCGGAGCTGCAGAAGCAGGTGGACGGActggagaagaagaaggaggagctgaCGCGCGCCAACTGCAAGCCCGGCGTGCTGACCATGAAGGAGAACATGGCTCCGATCGTGTCCGCCACCTGCCTCGATGACAGAGAAATCATGGTCCAGGTCAGCCTAGTGAGCACCATGGCCGGAGTTCTGCCCATGTCCAAGTGCATCAAGGTGCTGGAGAACGAAGGCCTACGCCTCATCAGCTCGTCGACTTCCGCGTTTCACAACAGGACGTTCTATAGCCTCCATCTTCAG GCCCGCGCTGGATGGCTTCCGCTGTCCAAACATCATGGTCCGGACGCATGCAGGAGGTTTGCAGGtcggcgttggagatgcccttacatGAAGCGATGA
- the LOC125546062 gene encoding protein IRON-RELATED TRANSCRIPTION FACTOR 2-like isoform X4 → MGHQHQIFEDPFASSISSLEADIFSVAAGHHHPQWPGLDHDVPLAPAANNGTSSGGYGSPGGGDGSGSHRKISHNAYERDRRKQLNELYSDLRSLLPDTDHTKKLSIPITVSRVLKYIPELQKQVDGLEKKKEELTRANCKPGVLTMKENMAPIVSATCLDDREIMVQVSLVSTMAGVLPMSKCIKVLENEGLRLISSSTSAFHNRTFYSLHLQRTQRTMSKECPAFCEELENALTQKAGLRLHHHQ, encoded by the exons ATGGGGCACCAGCACCAGATATTCGAAGACCCGTTCGCGAGCAGCATATCGTCGCTGGAGGCGGACATCTTCTCCGTCGCCGCCGGCCACCACCATCCGCAGTGGCCGGGCCTCGACCACGACGTCCCGTTGGCGCCGGCTGCCAACAACGGCACATCGTCCGGCGGCTACGGCTCCCCCGGTGGCGGCGACGGCTCGGGCTCCCACCGCAAGATCAGCCACAACGCGTACGAGCGCGACCGCCGCAAGCAGCTCAACGAGCTCTACTCCGACCTCCGCTCCCTCCTCCCCGACACCGATCACACG AAGAAACTGAGCATTCCGATCACGGTGTCGCGGGTGCTCAAGTACATCCCGGAGCTGCAGAAGCAGGTGGACGGActggagaagaagaaggaggagctgaCGCGCGCCAACTGCAAGCCCGGCGTGCTGACCATGAAGGAGAACATGGCTCCGATCGTGTCCGCCACCTGCCTCGATGACAGAGAAATCATGGTCCAGGTCAGCCTAGTGAGCACCATGGCCGGAGTTCTGCCCATGTCCAAGTGCATCAAGGTGCTGGAGAACGAAGGCCTACGCCTCATCAGCTCGTCGACTTCCGCGTTTCACAACAGGACGTTCTATAGCCTCCATCTTCAG AGAACCCAACGGACGATGAGCAAGGAGTGTCCGGCATTTTGTGAAGAACTGGAGAACGCCCTGACGCAAAAGGCAGGACTACGTCTACATCACCACCAGTAG
- the LOC125546063 gene encoding uncharacterized protein LOC125546063: MEPARYRYVPDHVGGGGGLEDDDGEESGGGCFLDVYVHGARGIHNICIYADQDVYARFSLTSSPGHAPALSTRVAARGGASPRFDERLPPLRVRRGRLGTDALKCEVLMRSCAESVLEDQLLGFTLVPLAQVAATDGAEMERREFSLSSTDLTHSPAGTVSLSLALRSGGGDPCIAGPSDRAAAEPSITSEVVILEPPAPPVDYLGIEFPDLNTAKENDDMAVQYLPFLHLGVAPFDAMEMVTSPRGENSMPVCSDGSKNASTTTTTSDDRAIDVSSSAATEKPHRHDGAHEATVSAPMCSGAPDTPTSNGGAASGKEKVGVFKSPMATGDVIDMEAEQSAMQRQIMEMYVKSMQQFTESLGAMKLPMELDGDGGAGVVVQRDEKKPEAEARKDGARVFYGSRAFF; this comes from the coding sequence ATGGAGCCTGCCAGATACCGGTACGTGCCGGATCATGTCGGGGGCGGCGGAGGGTTGGAGGACGACGACGGCGAGGAGAGTGGCGGCGGGTGCTTCTTGGACGTGTACGTGCACGGCGCGCGCGGCATCCACAACATCTGCATCTACGCGGACCAGGACGTGTACGCGCGCTTCTCGCTCACGTCCAGCCCGGGGCACGCGCCGGCGCTCTCCACGCGCGTGGCTGCCAGGGGCGGCGCCAGCCCGCGCTTCGACGAGCGCCTTCCGCCGTTGCGCGTCCGTCGGGGCAGGCTCGGCACCGACGCGCTCAAGTGCGAAGTGTTGATGCGGAGCTGCGCCGAGAGCGTCCTCGAGGACCAGCTCCTCGGGTTCACGCTCGTGCCGCTCGCCCAAGTCGCGGCCACCGACGGCGCGGAGATGGAGCGGCGGGAGTTCTCCCTGTCGTCCACGGATCTCACCCACTCGCCCGCCGGCACGGTGAGCCTGTCCCTCGCCCTCCGCTCCGGCGGAGGCGACCCGTGCATCGCGGGGCCATCGGACCGCGCCGCGGCGGAGCCGTCGATCACGTCGGAGGTGGTCATCCTCGAGCCCCCAGCGCCGCCGGTGGACTACCTAGGTATCGAGTTTCCTGACCTCAACACAGCCAAAGAGAACGACGACATGGCCGTCCAGTACCTGCCGTTCTTGCACCTCGGGGTGGCGCCGTTTGACGCCATGGAGATGGTCACGAGCCCACGCGGCGAGAATTCGATGCCGGTGTGCTCAGACGGAAGCAAGAACGCCTCGACGACCACCACGACCAGCGACGACAGGGCGATCGATGTCTCCTCCTCGGCGGCGACAGAGAAGCCGCATCGGCACGACGGCGCCCACGAGGCCACCGTGTCGGCACCGATGTGCAGCGGCGCGCCGGACACGCCAACGTCCAACGGAGGGGCGGCGTCTGGCAAGGAGAAGGTCGGCGTTTTCAAGTCTCCCATGGCCACGGGCGACGTCATCGACATGGAGGCGGAACAGAGCGCGATGCAGCGGCAGATCATGGAGATGTACGTGAAGAGCATGCAGCAGTTCACCGAGTCGCTGGGCGCGATGAAGCTGCCGATGGAGCTCGATGGAGACGGCGGCGCCGGGGTGGTCGTCCAGAGGGACGAGAAGAAGCCGGAGGCAGAGGCGAGGAAGGACGGGGCGAGGGTGTTCTACGGAAGCAGAGCATTCTTCTGA